One window of Trichoderma breve strain T069 chromosome 3, whole genome shotgun sequence genomic DNA carries:
- a CDS encoding enoyl-(Acyl carrier protein) reductase domain-containing protein — protein MALEFAKQGATVVCADQTPGPNANKNRLTHEIICDRGGKAVFISTNVAEESDMLKLVRDSANQFGRIDIMVNNAGIAPEASEPRPIWETSLQTFERTWGVNMRGVFLGCKYAGTQMMRQERNRKDGRAGTIINIGSILGVLGKPGTPAYSATKGAVIAFTRAVAMDYAPHGIHCNSILPGFTRTPMISAMTENVEIEREMAQRHPLKRLGEPQDIASAAVFLASSMSDGITGLNLSVDGGLHSQLSL, from the exons ATGGCACTGGAGTTTGCCAAGCAGGGCGCTACCGTCGTCTGTGCCGACCAAACACCTGGTCCCAACGCAAACAAGAACCGACTCACGCATGAAATAATATGTGATCGAGGGGGCAAGGCGGTCTTTATCTCGACAAATGTCGCAGAGGAGAGTGACATGTTGAAGCTCGTCCGGGATTCAGCGAATCAGTTTGGTCGGATTGACAT AATGGTTAATAATGCTGGCATTGCCCCAGAGGCCTCTGAGCCGCGACCCATCTGGGAGACATCATTACAAACGTTCGAACGAACTTGGGGAGTAAACATGCGCGGTGTCTTTCTCGGATGCAAATATGCTGGTACTCAGATGATGCGCCAAGAGAGAAATCGCAAAGACGGTAGGGCTGGGACTATTATCAACATCGGATCAATACTCGGCGTGTTGGGTAAACCAGGCACGCCTGCTTATTCGGCCACCAAGGGGGCTGTAATCGCCTTTACACGAGCAGTAGCTATGGATTATGCTCCTCACGGCATCCATTGCAATTCGATTCTTCCGGGAT TCACGCGAACTCCAATGATCTCAGCTATGACAGAAAACGTCGAAATCGAGCGAGAAATGGCACAACGACATCCTCTCAAGCGACTTGGAGAGCCACAAGATATTGCAAGCGCTGCTGTTTTCCTGGCCAGCAGCATGTCGGATGGAATTACCGGCCTGAACTTGTCTGTGGATGGTGGGCTACATAGTCAACTAAGCTTATGA
- a CDS encoding FAD binding domain-containing protein — MAEQVDVLICGSGSAGLCAAVWLARCGINYKIVERRAGPLENGQADGVQCRTVEIFESFGISEGLLKEAYHVLEVAFWAAEGEGIKRTHYAADTEPGLSHQPHVILNQARINGLLIEEIQRVSGSVEIEYGCDVQSVEVDDIVPEDSAACCITTRAISNGQQKVFRSKYVLACDGAHSAVRKSLGIAMVGDSTNAIWGVMDLHARTDFPDIRKKAIIHSRAGNLMIIPREGDSMIRFYIELGDAAVSDITLDDLQERARRIFQPYSVEFMETVWWSAYSIGQRLADNFAKAGRVFLTGDACHTHSPKAGQGMNVSLQDGYNIGWKLASVLRGQSSPQILETYISERQKTAAQLINFDRFFTKLFSSSYRQENGISSQDFKDQFVKAGRYTAGQGVRYEESVFVSPSPADESLARNVTVGMRFPSAQVVRFCDARAMQLVAALPADSRWHVVVFAGDILQQTAADRLIKAAEKLQDIIDTFTPDGQDTNSVIQGVLVLASKRVKVEQSMIPDVFTPITGKWKIKHLQKVFVDDESYNSGHGKAYEAYGIHSEGCLIIIRPDQYVAKICSLDDTKDVLNFFSQFLISKKLN; from the exons ATGGCTGAACAAGTCGATGTACTCATTTGTGGCAGCGGATCTGCGGGGCTTTGCGCGGCTGTCTGGCTGGCACGATGCGGCATCAACTACAAGATCGTGGAGCGCCGAGCTGGCCCTCTTGAGAATGGCCAAGCGGATGGTGTGCAGTGTCGAACCGTGGAGATATTCGAAAGCTTTGGCATATCCGAGGGCCTCCTCAAAGAGGCCTATCATGTGCTCGAGGTTGCTTTTTGGGCAGCAGAGGGCGAGGGCATTAAACGTACTCACTACGCAGCCGACACGGAGCCTGGCTTGAGCCACCAGCCTCATGTCATCCTGAATCAGGCAAGGATAAATGGCCTGCTGATCGAAGAGATACAGCGGGTGTCTGGAAGCGTGGAGATTGAGTACGGATGCGACGTACAGAGCGTGGAAGTTGATGATATCGTTCCCGAAGACTCTGCCGCCTGCTGCATTACCACCAGGGCAATTTCGAACGGGCAACAGAAGGTCTTTCGATCAAAATATGTGCTT GCTTGTGATGGAGCTCATAGCGCGGTAAGGAAATCTTTGGGTATTGCCATGGTCGGGGACTCCACGAATGCCATCTGGGGTGTTATGGACCTCCATGCCAGAACAGACTTCCCCGACATCCGGAAGAAGGCAATCATCCATTCGCGCGCCGGCAATCTCATGATCATCCCCCGCGAGGGCGACTCCATGATCCGTTTCTACATCGAGCTTGGTGATGCAGCTGTCAGTGACATCACATTAGATGACTTGCAGGAACGGGCGCGTCGAATTTTCCAGCCCTATTCCGTGGAGTTCATGGAGACGGTCTGGTGGTCGGCATACTCAATTGGCCAGCGCCTGGCTGACAACTTTGCCAAGGCTGGACGTGTGTTTTTGACAGGGGATGCTTGCCATACGCATTCGCCAAAGGCCGGACAGGGTATGAACGTGAGCCTGCAAGATGGCTACAACATTGGCTGGAAGCTGGCATCAGTTCTCAGGGGCCAATCCTCTCCCCAAATTCTCGAAACATATATTTCGGAGCGCCAGAAAACGGCGGCGCAGCTGATCAATTTTGACCGATTCTTCACAAAactcttttcctcctcttacCGACAAGAGAATGGGATTTCTTCACAGGATTTCAAGGACCAGTTTGTCAAGGCAGGTCGATACACAGCCGGCCAAGGCGTGAGATACGAAGAATCTGTCTTTGTATCCCCAAGCCCAGCTGATGAGAGCCTGGCTCGGAACGTAACCGTTGGAATGCGCTTCCCCAGTGCCCAGGTTGTCCGGTTCTGCGATGCCCGCGCTATGCAACTGGTGGCAGCGCTCCCCGCCGATTCCCGGTGGCATGTCGTTGTGTTTGCTGGGGACATTTTGCAGCAGACAGCAGCCGACAGGCTTATCAAG GCTGCAGAAAAACTACAGGACATCATAGATACCTTTACACCAGATGGTCAGGATACGAATTCCGTCATTCAAGGAGTGCTTGTGCTTGCGTCCAAGCGTGTCAAGGTGGAGCAGAGCATGATCCCTGATGTCTTCACCCCGATAACAGGCAAATGGAAGATCAAAC ATCTCCAAAAAGTCTTCGTGGATGACGAGAGTTACAATTCAGGGCATGGGAAAGCATACGAAGCGTACGGCATTCATTCTGAGGGATGCTTGATCATCATTCGCCCAGACCAAT ACGTCGCAAAGATTTGCTCTTTAGATGACACGAAGGATGTCCTGAATTTCTTTAGCCAGTTTTTAATTTCCAAGAAATTAAATTAA
- a CDS encoding beta-lactamase domain-containing protein, which translates to MASFSLSEQAAADIRSLLDIASTGQPTGVPCASTVVVGTGSQPELFVHSATASFGRKDREDSNDIYWLASCTKLVTSIACMQLVEASILRLDDADQLEGLCPELVDLKVVQENGTLEPAQSRITLRMLLTHTAGFGYSFLNPKLQAYSKACRADRVNFNEFSGHMDDILQPLVNQPGETFEYGISMDWAGVAVERVTGMKLGDYMQRHIFIPLGIHDLTMTPSLEMRERLVGIWQRDQEGNLSPRTPLLSRPLEADAAHSFHSGGAGLFGSTREFGKILAMLLRDGRSHSGEVVLAPATVEAMFTNQLAWLPNFARRHLPAVKPELVYMAEAFYPPCPPPTPQGWGLGFMITPGPTGRSEKTGQWSGLSNAFWWCDRQQGIAGLVASQILPFADPKVVELWMGIESKVYEGIKAESLDK; encoded by the exons ATGGCgagcttttctctctctgagCAGGCTGCGGCTGATATACGCAGCCTTCTCGATATCGCCTCCACGGGGCAACCAACCGGCGTGCCCTGTGCCAGTACCGTTGTTGTTGGTACCGGTTCTCAACCAGAACTCTTTGTGCACTCCGCGACGGCTTCATTTGGAAGAAAGGATAGGGAGGATAGTAACGATATTTATTGGTTGGCGTCGTGTACAAAGCTGGTCACTAGTATTGCTTGCATGCAGCTCGTCGAGGCCTCAATTCTCCGTCTCGATGATGCAGACCAGTTGGAAGGTCTCTGCCCAGAGCTTGTAGATCTCAAGGTTGTGCAGGAGAATGGCACTCTAGAACCGGCGCAGTCCCGCATCACGCTGCGGATGTTGTTGACTCATACAG ctGGATTCGGATACTCATTTCTAAACCCCAAGCTTCAGGCCTACTCTAAGGCATGTCGCGCTGACAGAGTCAATTTTAACGAATTTTCCGGGCACATGGATGACATTCTACAACCTCTTGTCAACCAACCAGGAGAAACATTCGAGTATGGT ATTTCCATGGACTGGGCTGGCGTAGCCGTTGAGCGTGTTACGGGCATGAAATTAGGTGATTACATGCAGCGCCACATATTTATTCCCTTGGGCATCCACGACTTGACTATGACTCCCTCCTtagagatgagagagagactcgTTGGCATATGGCAACGCGACCAAGAGGGCAACCTCTCTCCTCGCACACCTCTCCTCAGCCGCCCGTTGGAGGCAGATGCAGCCCACAGCTTCCATAGCGGCGGCGCAGGACTTTTTGGGAGCACCCGAGAATTTGGAA AAATCCTTGCCATGTTGCTGCGAGACGGCAGGTCTCATTCAGGCGAGGTGGTACTTGCACCTGCTACCGTTGAAGCCATGTTTACCAACCAGCTAGCATGGCTGCCAAATTTTGCCCGCCGTCACTTGCCTGCTGTAAAGCCGGAGCTAGTCTATATGGCCGAGGCTTTCTATCCCCCTTGCCCGCCGCCGACGCCGCAAGGCTGGGGACTGGGCTTCATGATTACTCCCGGCCCGACCGGCCGCTCTGAGAAGACAGGGCAATGGTCTGGCCTCTCCAATGCATTTTGGTGGTGTGATCGGCAACAGGGAATTGCTGGCCTCGTTGCATCCCAAATTCTGCCGTTTGCTGACCCCAAAGTTGTCGAGCTTTGGATGGGGATAGAATCCAAAGTATACGAAGGTATTAAGGCAGAATCGTTAGACAAGTAG
- a CDS encoding subtilase family domain-containing protein → MYDAEINLEMALKPEDAQLVYLLLGVLEFFGSDLPVSKQAAESEAKARWPRATDSREEIERIRNFFDDFCVEIGLIELGLKSYYATNPSGTSVELSSTAERMLEFLESLLKTDLAPSADLSADLQKKSSERFYKIKRLRQLVVSANRLGRTFADIDGLYCGGSVQFSIEHRDAKRSLEVLQRCRSVICDSFQGINRPITSNEKDQSAEHAGSGSQERFWEEETQIRFIELKAYSRLVSRSSAQVSVDIHPPQAMICVCQESNSSSTNTLAFLRPCSDGNVHWLLYDISLLEQTPKSFRFLAPAVLPVLPVFDTINQIIEMEENIWSYTTVDSLSFKSGSDQFTLAKRPSRKVKSYVSLRSLLEDQKLSSRERILLAAPLAEFILQSGTFWLESRRLRFIDCFLLPIVGSEESHTEVDISRPFFAISSTESSAYLDDNGWKDFFHTHPFILDLGVLLLELEYNVVIGTMSSGGRSGNIYDDYATAWEMIESPVFKRKVARSHQSAIAACLRCDFLPVDTHPYDEEFGNLVHDYILQPLKLQEYLDIIEKPIEELGESDSETATTEERIFGQEVAPPGRGPQNRWRQLGAVLNERLQVLDEPDDEVRNTSASYANDWMKRLGVYHDQIMDSLVDTIEASEADGLPEEERIKRTKVAVIDTGICWNNPFINGARHRIKETRNWIPDNSGLVDSFDVEDKVGHGTQTTELLLAVAPGVEVCIARVSEDGLLDNENYIAEAITWAVRDCQADIVSMSFGLEDRSDVVLDAILAAYKERKILLAAASNGGGNDGIAFPANQREVICVFATDGKGNPSPFNPTFTSEMDDGSYFSTLGEAVEVHQLPEPGRAACAKIRKSGTSFATPIAAGIVANLLDYAKAKKNIGEENLRRLHSFSGMISVLKLLAPKKRGGHNYICPWMLWEDKSAKTRERYADIIRSKILIQLNS, encoded by the exons AGGGCGACTGATTCAAGAGAAGAGATCGAGCGTATACGCAACTTCTTTGACGACTTTTGTGTTGAGATAGGGCTGATAGAACTGGGCCTGAAGTCTTATTACGCCACGAATCCGTCGGGTACCTCAGTTGAGCTAAGCAGCACGGCCGAACGAATGTTGGAGTTTCTTGAATCTTTGCTCAAAACGGACCTCGCACCCTCTGCCGACCTGAGTGCAGATCTGCAAAAGAAGTCTTCGGAGCGCTTCTACAAGATCAAGAGGCTTCGACAGCTGGTGGTCTCAGCGAATCGACTAGGCCGTACCTTTGCTGACATCGACGGGCTGTATTGTGGTGGGTCTGTTCAGTTCAGCATCGAGCACAGAGATGCCAAGCGATCACTAGAAGTCCTCCAGAGATGCAGATCGGTCATCTGTGACTCCTTTCAAGGTATCAATAGGCCGATAACGTCGAATGAGAAAGACCAATCAGCCGAGCATGCTGGTAGCGGGAGTCAGGAGCGCttttgggaagaagaaacacaAATTCGTTTCATCGAACTCAAAGCATATTCACGGCTTGTCAGCCGCTCTTCTGCACAAGTTTCAGTTGACATACACCCGCCTCAAGCCATGATCTGTGTCTGTCAAGAGTCCAACTCGTCGAGCACTAATACGCTAGCCTTTCTGCGGCCGTGCAGCGACGGGAATGTGCACTGGCTGCTTTACGATATTTCTCTATTGGAACAGACTCCTAAGTCTTTCAGGTTCCTAGCCCCAGCAGTTTTACCAGTTTTACCAGTTTTCGACACAATAAACCAGATTATAGAGATGGAGGAAAATATATGGAGCTATACAACGGTAGATTCTCTGTCTTTTAAATCTGGATCAGACCAATTTACTCTGGCTAAACGACCCTCACGCAAAGTCAAATCTTATGTGTCATTACGTTCGCTTTTGGAAGACCAAAAGCTATCCTCAAGGGAGAGGATCTTATTAGCAGCACCATTAGCCGAGTTCATTTTGCAATCGGGCACCTTCTGGCTTGAATCTCGTCGCCTGAGGTTCATTGACTGCTTCTTGCTCCCAATTGTTGGCAGCGAAGAGAGCCATACTGAGGTAGACATAAGCCGACCATTCTTTGCGATCTCTTCCACTGAATCATCCGCATACCTAGATGACAACGGTTGGAAGGACTTTTTCCACACCCACCCTTTCATCTTGGATCTCGGTGTGCTACTCCTGGAACTCGAGTATAATGTCGTAATAGGCACCATGAGCAGCGGCGGCCGGTCAGGAAACATATATGATGACTATGCAACCGCATGGGAAATGATAGAGAGCCCAGTCTTTAAACGAAAGGTAGCCAGAAGCCACCAATCTGCTATTGCGGCATGCCTCCGGTGCGATTTTCTCCCGGTCGATACTCACCCTTACGATGAGGAGTTTGGAAACCTAGTCCATGACTACATTCTGCAACCTTTAAAGCTTCAGGAGTACCTCGATATCATTGAGAAACCCATTGAAGAGCTGGGCGAAAGCGATTCCGAAACTGCCACCACTGAAGAGAGAATTTTTGGTCAAGAAGTCGCGCCCCCAGGCAGGGGACCTCAAAATCGATGGAGACAGCTGGGGGCTGTGTTAAACGAGAGACTTCAGGTGTTAGACGAACCGGATGACGAGGTTCGAAATACGTC GGCGAGTTACGCGAACGATTGGATGAAAAGACTAGGAGTCTACCATGACCAGATCATGGATTCTCTAGTTGACACTATCGAGGCCTCTGAGGCAGATGGACTGCCAGAGGAGGAGCGCATTAAGCGTACCAAGGTTGCCGTGATTGACACGGGCATATGCTGGAATAACCCGTTTATCAACGGAGCACGGCATCGCATCAAAGAGACGCGCAACTGGATACCTGATAACTCGGGGCTAGTAGACAGCTTCGACGTCGAAGACAAGGTGGGACATGGCACTCAAACCACGGAGCTGTTGTTGGCAGTGGCCCCAGGTGTTGAAGTATGCATCGCTCGCGTTTCAGAAGACGGATTACTTGATAATGAGAACTATATAGCCGAG GCTATTACCTGGGCAGTTCGGGACTGCCAGGCTGATATCGTTTCCATGTCGTTTGGCTTAGAAGATCGGAGTGATGTAGTGCTGGATGCAATACTAGCGGCCtacaaggagagaaagattCTGCTCGCTGCGGCATCCAACGGTGGCGGGAACGACGGTATTGCTTTCCCGGCTAACCAGAGGGAGGTCATCTGCGTGTTTGCTACGGACGGTAAAGGGAACCCGTCTCCCTTCAACCCTACTTTTACCtctgagatggatgatggctcGTATTTTAGTACTCTTGGGGAAGCAGTCGAAGTGCACCAGCTTCCCGAGCCGGGCAGGGCTGCGTGTGCTAAGATTCGTAAGTCCGGCACTTCATTTGCTACGCCTATCGCAGCCGGTATTGTGGCAAACCTGCTCGATTatgccaaagccaagaagaacattgGGGAAGAGAATCTTAGACGGCTTCATAGCTTCTCGGGAATGATATCAGTATTGAAGCTCCTGGCACCCAAGAAGAGAGGTGGACATAACTACATATGTCCTTGGATGTTATGGGAAGACAAGTCAGCCAAGACGAGAGAGCGGTATGCAGATATTATCAGATCCAAGATCTTGATCCAGCTCAATTCCTGA
- a CDS encoding zinc-binding dehydrogenase domain-containing protein, translating to MAAPRNIRTKAYVVQGEGDPFTLCDVVLDEVQPNEVLVEIWYTGICHTDVVVQHGGMPLGGYPAVLGHEGAGVVRWTGSAIKDKSLKPGDSVLLSFHSCRQCRFCLEGRCGTCPHMTETNFVRPAHGTKVHGQFFGQSSMSKLAVVAEASIIKVQDSVAVVGMGAVGIAAMLAAKSLGVRHVIAIDVVEAKLKVASSLGATHIVNSAAEPDLQTALHAIIPGGPNSIIDTTGLVGVLEASVKALAHGGTLALVGVPAPTATMRINALDLLLSCKRVIGVIEGATDPHILVPKLFELYRDGKFPVDCLAKVYPAEQLDKAITDLESGLIVKPILSWENLY from the exons ATGGCAGCTCCGAGAAATATCCGTACGAAAGCCTACGTTGTGCAGGGTGAAGGAGATCCGTTCACTCTCTGTGATGTTGTCTTGGACGAGGTACAACCAAACGAGGTGCTAGTGGAGATCTGGTACACAGGTATATGCCATACC GATGTTGTTGTCCAGCATGGTGGCATGCCACTAGGAGGCTACCCAGCTGTTCTCGGTCACGAGGGAGCTGGCGTTGTGAGGTGGACAGGATCCGCAATCAAGGATAAATCTTTGAAGCCAGGAGACAGTGTACTGCTTTCATTTCATTCCTGCCGCCAATGTAGATTCTGTCTCGAGGGTCGGTGTGGCACATGTCCACACATGACGGAGACCAACTTTGTCCGCCCTGCCC ACGGCACAAAGGTTCATGGACAGTTTTTTGGACAGTCATCTATGAGCAAGCTGGCCGTCGTCGCAGAGGCGAGCATAATCAAG GTTCAGGACTCTGTAGCCGTTGTGGGCATGGGAGCCGTTGGTATTGCGGCGATGCTGGCTGCAAAGTCTCTCGGGGTACGACACGTCATTGCTATCGATGTTGTTGAAGCCAAGTTGAAGGTGGCATCCTCTCTAGGGGCAACACATATTGTCAACTCGGCAGCAGAGCCAGATTTGCAGACCGCGCTGCACGCCATTATCCCGGGTGGCCCAAACAGTATTATAGACACAACCGGCTTGGTCGGAGTGCTCGAGGCCTCAGTGAAAGCTCTCGCTCATGGCGGAACGCTGGCTCTAGTGGGAGTTCCCGCTCCAACTGCAACCATGCGAATCAATGCGCTGGATTTGCTGCTGTCGTGTAAACGAGTAATCGGTGTCATTGAGGGAGCCACCGATCCGCATATT CTAGTTCCTAAGCTTTTCGAGCTCTACCGCGATGGAAAATTCCCCGTCGACTGCTTGGCAAAAGTTTATCCAGCGGAGCAACTTGACAAGGCAATCACGGACCTTGAATCGGGTCTG ATTGTCAAGCCGATCCTGTCGTGGGAGAATTTGTACTGA